The nucleotide window CAGTGTCAGTATGTCTTTTGTCTGCCTACCATGAATCAACGTGATGATGTTTCAGTCATGATAAGTAGACATTTTGGTACAAAATGCAGGAGAGTTAGATACCTACTGCagttaataatattcatgtggattaAAATGCTGTGTAAAAAAAAGCTGGGTTCTCATGAAGTTTCCAAGGTGAGTTAGAGTCCTCAACAGAGGATTAATTATATGTAACCTTATatgtaattattttatttttaatatcttaattttttatatttttaaaaattatattaggatcattatatttatgaaaataaaatatttaatttatttttactcGTATCATTAATTCTACTGACGAAAATAACGTGAGCACAAACTAATTCTGTTTCACTTCAATTTACTATCGATAACGTCGTCGtgagaagaaataaaattaaatattttatttttataaatataaaaattctattataatttttaaaaatataaaaataaatatactaaATATAGTTAATTACAAgagagtaatatataattaatccccGACAAAATCTATGGACTATGGTTTGAGATCTCTCCCCATCGTGACCTCTAAATCAACCTTATCCAACACACTGCATCACGGATATATGTATATGAGAAAGTGTCGGTGTAGGCACAGttccaaagaaaaaagaaacaatatTGCGAAACAAGAATTATTATCGGTATGTTAATTGATTGTTGATCtctaaattttatttcttggatcgACCTTTTCCATCATGCGACTAAGATTAATAGGACCAAAATCACATGATAGCAAAGAGAGAAAGCATCTGATCATTCAATTTTCCGAAGATTTGTGATTTGAGAAGGGCAAAAAATGATTTATGTACATGAACAAGAACGGAACAGTTCACGTGAAATGAAACCAAACTACgaacaagaggaagaggaagaagcaagTGTTCGAATCAATCGTAGCGCTTGCACCTCCATGCTGAGATGGAGTAGAGCGATCGATCTTGCCAGCACACCATGAAGCACCCGTTCTCGTCCTTCACCTTGTAGCCGTCGCAGCCAAAGCTGTGCAGCAGCCTCCTGGCCGGCAGCGCGTAGTAGCTCAGTGGCACCATGCCGAACCCCGCCGAGTCCATCCGCTGCGCCCACTTCTGTAGCTTCTCGTGCCGCTCCTTCCTCTCCCATCCCTCGCACGCTATGATGTTCTTGATCTCCTCCCCCAGCAGCATCTTCTCCACCCTCCGCCGCTCGATGGACTGCCTCGGCACTGTGGAGTCCAGGCAGTCGAACATGGCGGCGTAGTAGAAGAGCGCCTCCACGAACCGCTCGCTCAGCGCCGGCGCATTGTGGTTGGCCTCCTGCTCCGTCACCACCATGAGCTTGGGCGACAGACCCCACAGCGACGCCAGGAAGCTGTCCATCCTCGCCGGTGATGATGCCGACGCGAAGGGCGACGACAATGCCGACTCCACGCTCGAGCTGTGTCCGTTGGCGGCGTGATCCTTGTCCAGGAATTCGCCTAAGTTTAGCTGGCTGATCGGCGCGACTCTTTGGGCCTTCCGCGGGTCGCTGGCGCTGTCGTTGCTTGCGAGCAAGGAATGCAGTTGGAGGACCGAGCTGATGGCCAATGCCTCCCCGGTCTTGACCCGGAGGCTCTCGACGTCGAGGTTGTCCAACCTGCTCACCACGGCGTTGAATTGAAATGGGATGTC belongs to Musa acuminata AAA Group cultivar baxijiao chromosome BXJ1-11, Cavendish_Baxijiao_AAA, whole genome shotgun sequence and includes:
- the LOC135596973 gene encoding scarecrow-like protein 3, whose protein sequence is MTPLTANVARDEGSSSVTSSPLKTFSLMSLSPPPLPPYAPWLRELKSDERGLCLIHLLLNCANHVAAGSLDRANAFLEQIALLAAPDGDAMQRIASHFTEALARRALRLWPGLYHALDSTRTVLLPLADAAAARRHFLDLCPFLRLAFVVTNQAIMEAMEGERVVHIVDLNASDATQWISLLQGLRARPEDPPHLKITGVHEHRELLNRTAVRLSEEAERLDIPFQFNAVVSRLDNLDVESLRVKTGEALAISSVLQLHSLLASNDSASDPRKAQRVAPISQLNLGEFLDKDHAANGHSSSVESALSSPFASASSPARMDSFLASLWGLSPKLMVVTEQEANHNAPALSERFVEALFYYAAMFDCLDSTVPRQSIERRRVEKMLLGEEIKNIIACEGWERKERHEKLQKWAQRMDSAGFGMVPLSYYALPARRLLHSFGCDGYKVKDENGCFMVCWQDRSLYSISAWRCKRYD